The following coding sequences lie in one Mucilaginibacter sp. KACC 22773 genomic window:
- a CDS encoding bifunctional riboflavin kinase/FAD synthetase: MRIYNNIDEFTAINNAVVTIGTFDGVHIGHRKIIAGIKELAQQTGGETVILTFFPHPRMILHPEDESIKLITTITEKAQLMEQLGVDHLIITPFSRDFSNQTAEDYIRDVLVNKIGTKKIVIGYDHRFGKDRQGGLEDLLKLGPVYGFDVVEIPEQDIDEVAISSTRIRAALLNDKIDLANAFLGYPFFITGKVVRGDQIGRQIGYPTANIVVEEKYKLIPADGIFAVTVIIAGESYKGMAYIGSRPTVNGLTRNIEVNIFDFDREIYNQTIKMEFHHYVRGDVKFAGLDELKAQLAQDKVDVLRLLAV, from the coding sequence ATGAGGATATACAACAATATTGACGAATTTACGGCGATAAACAACGCGGTTGTCACCATTGGCACATTTGATGGTGTGCATATTGGCCACCGTAAAATTATTGCGGGTATTAAAGAGCTGGCGCAGCAAACCGGCGGTGAAACCGTTATCCTTACCTTTTTTCCGCATCCGCGGATGATACTGCATCCCGAGGATGAAAGTATTAAGCTGATAACCACCATTACCGAAAAGGCTCAATTGATGGAGCAGCTTGGCGTCGATCATTTGATCATCACCCCATTTTCGCGCGATTTTAGCAATCAAACCGCCGAAGACTATATACGCGATGTGCTGGTGAATAAAATTGGCACCAAAAAAATTGTGATAGGGTACGATCATCGGTTTGGCAAAGACCGCCAGGGCGGCCTGGAAGACCTGTTGAAACTTGGCCCAGTTTATGGTTTTGATGTAGTGGAAATTCCCGAGCAGGATATTGATGAAGTTGCCATAAGTTCAACCCGCATCCGCGCGGCATTGTTAAACGATAAGATCGATTTAGCAAATGCCTTTCTTGGCTACCCTTTTTTTATAACCGGCAAGGTAGTGCGGGGCGACCAGATTGGAAGGCAGATAGGCTACCCTACAGCCAATATCGTGGTAGAGGAAAAATACAAGCTTATACCGGCTGATGGCATTTTTGCGGTAACGGTAATAATTGCCGGCGAAAGCTACAAGGGTATGGCCTACATCGGCAGCCGCCCAACCGTAAACGGCCTCACCCGCAACATCGAAGTAAATATTTTTGACTTTGACCGGGAGATTTACAACCAAACCATCAAAATGGAATTTCACCACTACGTGCGCGGCGATGTAAAGTTTGCCGGCCTTGATGAGCTGAAGGCGCAACTGGCGCAGGATAAGGTGGATGTACTGAGGTTGCTGGCTGTCTGA
- the secA gene encoding preprotein translocase subunit SecA: MLDFISKLFGSKSERDVKSIKPIVEKIKAEYAKLGNISNDELRAKTIGFKQTIAEGLSGIDSEIQAIKDRTENELDMDVSEKVELYTQLDKLEKDRNKELEDILINILPEAFAVVKETASRLAANKFIEVTATDFDRQLAARKSNVTIKGDKAFHANTWLAAGNEVTWNMVHYDVQLIGGIVLHQGKISEMATGEGKTLVATLPAYLNALAGQGVHIVTVNDYLARRDSEWMGPLYEFHGLSVDCIDKHEPNSEERRAAYLADITFGTNNEFGFDYLRDNMTRSPEELVQRKLHYAMVDEVDSVLIDDARTPLIISGPIPRGDEHEFYELKPRIERLVNAQKAYVNTVLNEAKKAINDGDTDPEKGGLALLRAFRGLPKSKALIKFLSEGANRSTLQKVENYYMQDQSKNMPKVDSELYFVIDEKNNQVELAEKGIELITSSGEDPHFFVMPDVGTEIAEIEKSNLSTEEKIARKDELMRDFSIKSERIHSVNQLLKAYTLFEKDTEYILDEGKVKIVDEQTGRVLDGRRYSDGLHQAIEAKENVKVEDATQTFATVTLQNYFRMYHKLCGMTGTAVTEAGEFWEIYKLDVVEIPTNTPASREDRQDLVYRTIREKYNAVADEIVKLTQAGRPVLVGTTSVEISELLSRMLKLRGIKHNVLNAKMHQKEADIVAEAGQAGTVTIATNMAGRGTDIKLGAGVQAAGGLAIVGTERHESRRVDRQLRGRSGRQGDPGSSQFFVSLEDNLMRLFGSERISNLMVRMGIEEGEVIQHSMISKSIERAQKKVEENNFGIRKRLLEYDDVMNSQRTVVYTKRRNALFGERLDVDLSNTIFDVVEDITTEYKEANNYEGFNLEMIRLFSVDVEVDADKFAVNSINALVDHVFQTVMDFYKRKGDAVSAQAYPVLKDVYDTRGQYVENIVVPFSDGIHGIQVSVPLKKAVENHGHEVFKSFEKNVTLYLIDDAWKEHLREMDELKQSVQNAVYEQKDPLLVYKFEAFNLFRGMLANVNKEIVSFLFRGGIPVQQQAEEVREAKPEPKLDLRKLKTTKAEMVSESNGVPMDDFPQEIQKATPVRVEQKIGRNDPCPCGSGKKYKNCHGVGQN, translated from the coding sequence ATGTTAGATTTTATAAGTAAGCTTTTTGGAAGCAAATCAGAGCGGGATGTAAAAAGTATTAAGCCTATAGTCGAAAAAATTAAGGCTGAATATGCAAAACTCGGTAACATCAGCAATGATGAGCTTAGAGCTAAAACAATAGGTTTTAAACAAACAATTGCCGAAGGCCTATCGGGCATCGACAGCGAGATACAAGCCATAAAAGATCGTACCGAAAACGAACTGGATATGGATGTATCCGAAAAGGTTGAGTTATACACTCAGCTGGATAAGCTGGAGAAAGACCGTAATAAAGAGCTTGAGGATATATTGATCAATATATTGCCCGAGGCGTTTGCCGTGGTTAAAGAAACCGCCAGCCGCCTTGCTGCAAATAAATTTATAGAAGTTACCGCAACCGATTTTGACCGCCAGCTGGCTGCCCGCAAAAGCAATGTAACGATTAAAGGCGACAAAGCTTTTCACGCAAACACCTGGCTTGCTGCCGGTAACGAGGTTACCTGGAACATGGTTCATTACGATGTACAGCTTATAGGCGGTATAGTATTGCACCAGGGTAAAATATCTGAAATGGCTACGGGTGAAGGTAAAACACTGGTTGCTACACTGCCTGCATACCTTAACGCGCTTGCCGGCCAGGGTGTACACATTGTAACGGTTAACGACTACCTGGCACGCCGCGATAGCGAGTGGATGGGCCCTTTATACGAATTTCATGGTTTATCGGTTGATTGTATTGATAAACACGAGCCCAACAGCGAGGAACGCCGCGCCGCTTACCTGGCCGATATAACTTTTGGCACAAATAACGAGTTTGGTTTCGACTACCTGCGTGACAATATGACACGTAGTCCTGAAGAGCTGGTTCAGCGCAAATTGCATTACGCCATGGTGGATGAGGTGGATTCGGTTTTAATTGATGACGCCCGGACACCTTTAATTATATCTGGACCTATCCCACGTGGCGACGAGCACGAGTTTTACGAGTTGAAACCACGCATCGAGCGTTTGGTTAACGCCCAAAAAGCGTATGTGAATACGGTATTGAACGAGGCTAAAAAAGCCATTAACGATGGTGACACCGATCCGGAAAAAGGTGGATTGGCTTTATTGCGTGCTTTCAGGGGTTTGCCCAAAAGCAAAGCGTTAATTAAATTCCTGAGCGAAGGCGCTAACAGGAGCACCCTGCAAAAGGTTGAAAATTATTACATGCAGGATCAAAGCAAGAATATGCCTAAGGTAGATTCGGAGCTTTATTTTGTTATCGACGAAAAAAACAACCAGGTTGAGCTGGCCGAAAAAGGTATCGAACTGATTACCTCATCGGGCGAAGATCCTCACTTTTTTGTAATGCCTGATGTAGGCACCGAAATTGCCGAGATTGAAAAATCAAACCTGAGTACCGAAGAAAAGATTGCCCGCAAGGACGAGCTGATGCGCGATTTCTCGATCAAATCTGAGCGTATTCACTCTGTTAACCAATTGCTGAAAGCATATACCTTATTTGAAAAGGATACCGAATACATTTTGGACGAAGGCAAAGTGAAAATTGTAGATGAGCAAACAGGCCGTGTATTGGATGGCCGCCGTTACTCTGATGGTTTACACCAGGCAATTGAAGCTAAAGAAAATGTTAAGGTTGAGGATGCTACCCAAACTTTTGCTACCGTAACCCTGCAAAACTATTTCAGAATGTACCACAAGCTTTGCGGTATGACGGGTACTGCCGTTACCGAAGCAGGTGAGTTTTGGGAAATATACAAGCTGGATGTGGTAGAAATACCAACAAACACCCCTGCAAGCCGCGAAGACAGGCAGGATTTGGTATACCGTACCATCCGCGAAAAATATAATGCCGTAGCCGATGAAATTGTAAAACTAACGCAGGCCGGCAGGCCGGTACTGGTTGGTACAACATCGGTAGAGATCTCGGAGTTATTAAGCCGTATGCTTAAGCTGCGCGGTATTAAACATAACGTACTGAATGCCAAAATGCACCAGAAAGAGGCCGATATTGTGGCCGAAGCCGGGCAGGCAGGCACAGTTACCATTGCTACCAACATGGCTGGCCGTGGTACAGATATTAAACTGGGTGCAGGTGTACAGGCAGCAGGCGGTTTGGCCATTGTAGGTACCGAGCGCCACGAGTCGCGCCGGGTTGACAGGCAGTTGCGCGGTCGTTCCGGTCGCCAGGGCGATCCGGGTTCTTCACAGTTCTTTGTATCGCTGGAAGATAACCTGATGCGTTTATTCGGATCGGAAAGGATCTCGAACCTGATGGTGCGTATGGGCATCGAAGAGGGCGAAGTTATCCAGCACTCCATGATCTCCAAATCAATTGAACGTGCACAGAAAAAGGTAGAAGAAAACAACTTTGGTATCCGTAAGCGTTTGCTGGAGTATGATGATGTGATGAACTCGCAACGTACCGTTGTTTACACCAAACGCCGTAACGCGCTGTTTGGCGAACGTTTGGATGTTGATTTGAGCAATACCATTTTTGACGTGGTTGAGGATATCACTACGGAATATAAAGAGGCTAACAATTACGAAGGATTTAATTTAGAAATGATCCGCCTGTTCTCGGTTGATGTGGAAGTTGATGCCGATAAATTCGCTGTAAATTCAATTAATGCCCTGGTTGATCACGTATTCCAAACGGTGATGGACTTTTACAAACGTAAAGGCGATGCTGTATCTGCCCAGGCTTACCCCGTATTAAAAGATGTTTACGATACCCGAGGCCAGTATGTAGAAAATATTGTGGTTCCGTTTAGCGATGGCATCCATGGCATACAGGTTTCTGTTCCGTTGAAAAAAGCGGTGGAGAACCATGGTCACGAGGTGTTTAAATCATTCGAGAAAAACGTTACCCTGTACCTGATAGATGATGCCTGGAAAGAGCATTTGCGCGAAATGGACGAATTGAAACAATCTGTTCAAAACGCGGTTTATGAGCAAAAAGATCCACTGTTGGTTTACAAATTTGAGGCTTTTAATTTGTTCCGCGGCATGTTGGCCAATGTGAATAAAGAGATTGTAAGCTTCCTGTTCCGCGGCGGTATCCCGGTTCAGCAGCAGGCCGAAGAAGTAAGGGAAGCCAAACCAGAACCAAAACTGGATCTGCGTAAGCTAAAAACCACCAAAGCCGAAATGGTAAGCGAAAGCAACGGTGTGCCGATGGACGATTTTCCGCAGGAAATTCAAAAAGCTACCCCTGTAAGGGTTGAGCAAAAAATTGGCCGTAACGACCCTTGCCCTTGCGGAAGCGGTAAAAAATATAAAAACTGCCACGGTGTAGGGCAGAATTAA
- a CDS encoding SPOR domain-containing protein: MKKAILDHKAKHSLIRYCFFFMLILVSAQGFAQTRGRVEVVKDPLVDTLIAKRFTLNKETGVAPAVTSSYGYRVQFFSGSNRKDAYNAQARLQRDYPELRTYILYSEPNFKVRAGDFRTRLEAQKLIQELRPSFPSLFIISEKINLPKADTDND; this comes from the coding sequence ATGAAAAAAGCGATACTTGATCATAAGGCCAAACACAGCTTGATTAGGTATTGCTTTTTTTTTATGCTAATACTCGTATCTGCCCAAGGCTTTGCCCAAACCCGCGGCAGGGTAGAGGTAGTTAAAGACCCACTTGTTGATACCCTTATTGCCAAGCGTTTTACGCTGAACAAAGAAACCGGTGTAGCGCCGGCGGTAACGTCATCTTATGGCTACCGGGTGCAGTTTTTCAGCGGATCGAACCGCAAGGATGCCTATAATGCGCAGGCCCGTTTGCAACGCGACTATCCGGAATTGCGTACCTACATATTATACAGCGAACCTAATTTTAAAGTACGTGCAGGCGATTTCAGAACGCGGTTAGAAGCTCAGAAACTTATACAGGAATTGCGGCCTTCGTTTCCGAGCCTGTTCATCATATCCGAAAAAATAAACCTGCCCAAAGCCGACACTGACAATGATTAA
- a CDS encoding M20 metallopeptidase family protein: MIKEKIQELSQKIFDDVVANRRHLHTNPELSFHEQKTSAFVAGKLEELGLTYEKMADTGLVALIKGDLPSDNVVALRADMDALPITEANDVPYKSQNVGVMHACGHDAHTSSLLGTARILTELKSQFGGTVKLIFQPAEEKLPGGASLMIKEGVLENPKPQAVLGQHVMPLIEAGKVGFRAGKYMASTDELYVTVKGKGGHGAQPQQNIDPVIITAHILTALQTVVSRFADPKSPSVLSFGKVIANGATNVIPNEVYLEGTFRTMDENWRAEAHKRMKKMAEGIAESMGGSCDFNIMRGYPFLINEEVLTHATRGHAEDYLGKENVLDLDIWMAAEDFAYYSQAANSCFYRLGTRNEARGITSSVHTPTFDVEEDAFKISTGLMAYLAIKQLGN; this comes from the coding sequence ATGATTAAAGAAAAAATACAGGAGCTATCCCAAAAAATATTTGATGATGTGGTAGCCAATCGCCGCCACCTGCACACCAATCCCGAACTATCGTTCCACGAGCAAAAAACATCTGCTTTTGTGGCCGGTAAACTGGAAGAACTGGGCTTAACCTACGAAAAAATGGCCGATACCGGCCTGGTAGCCCTTATCAAAGGAGATTTGCCGTCAGATAATGTGGTAGCCTTGCGCGCCGATATGGATGCTTTGCCTATTACGGAGGCTAATGATGTTCCTTATAAATCGCAAAATGTGGGCGTAATGCATGCCTGCGGCCATGATGCGCATACCTCGTCGTTATTGGGCACAGCCCGTATTTTAACAGAGCTGAAAAGCCAGTTTGGTGGTACGGTAAAACTGATTTTTCAACCGGCAGAAGAAAAGCTGCCCGGCGGCGCAAGCCTGATGATTAAAGAGGGCGTGCTTGAAAATCCAAAACCACAGGCCGTTTTGGGCCAGCATGTAATGCCATTGATTGAGGCAGGTAAAGTAGGTTTCCGTGCTGGTAAATACATGGCCTCAACCGATGAGCTGTACGTTACAGTAAAAGGTAAAGGCGGCCACGGCGCCCAGCCGCAACAAAATATCGACCCCGTAATTATCACCGCACATATATTAACAGCCTTACAAACGGTTGTAAGCCGCTTTGCAGATCCTAAGAGCCCATCGGTATTGTCATTTGGCAAAGTAATAGCCAATGGCGCCACCAACGTGATCCCGAACGAAGTTTACCTGGAAGGTACCTTCCGTACTATGGACGAGAACTGGCGCGCCGAAGCCCACAAACGCATGAAAAAAATGGCCGAAGGCATTGCCGAAAGTATGGGCGGCAGCTGCGATTTTAATATCATGCGTGGTTATCCTTTCCTGATCAACGAAGAAGTGCTAACCCACGCCACCCGCGGCCACGCCGAAGATTACCTGGGCAAAGAAAACGTATTGGACCTGGATATCTGGATGGCAGCTGAAGATTTTGCCTACTACTCGCAGGCTGCCAATAGCTGTTTTTACCGTTTAGGTACCCGCAACGAAGCCCGCGGTATCACCTCATCAGTACATACCCCTACGTTTGATGTGGAAGAAGATGCATTTAAAATAAGCACCGGACTGATGGCTTATTTGGCTATTAAGCAGTTAGGGAATTAG
- a CDS encoding GIY-YIG nuclease family protein: protein MKIHQYYVYILTNKLNTVLYVGVTNDLVGRVYQHKQKLFKGFSATYNCNKLVYYEEFQWIQDAIAREKQLKAGSRQKMIDLIIEDNLSWDDLSNGWYDYVSC from the coding sequence ATGAAAATACACCAATACTATGTTTACATTTTAACAAATAAATTAAATACGGTTTTATATGTTGGCGTTACCAATGACCTGGTTGGCCGTGTGTACCAGCACAAGCAAAAGTTATTTAAAGGCTTTTCGGCTACGTATAACTGTAATAAATTGGTGTATTACGAAGAATTTCAATGGATACAGGACGCTATCGCAAGAGAAAAGCAATTGAAAGCCGGATCCCGGCAGAAAATGATCGATTTAATTATCGAAGACAATCTATCGTGGGATGATTTGAGCAATGGGTGGTACGACTATGTGTCATGTTGA
- a CDS encoding gliding motility-associated C-terminal domain-containing protein yields the protein MRILKLILLFTAILDFTLARGQSVNCVGSLGDPVITETFGSGSNPGNPLPAGISNMAFTSYCPNDGSYTIVNATNIYGGATGNCHPATWQDVFHDHTGDANGYMMMINASYTPSIFFTKTTPAVLCENTTYEFSAYILNLIRAGSSGIRPNIKFTIETVDGLVLDSLVTGDILESNSGDDWIRKSFFFTTPPNTSQVVLKMTNQAPGGNGNDLLLDDINFRACGPVVQTGFSTVDANQPQNQCVGESKVYTLKSKIGAGYANPKMQWQVNKNDGNGWLDIAGETTDTYTFTVGSNTPGVYQYRLAAAGGANINSATCRVYSEPLSVGVNPYPVVPDVPPVQECEGKTVTLNVFGGATVDWTGPGITAANKNQNPLVLTNIKPADAGTYNVIVTSAAGCSISKSTTVTVIPRAVITLSGPTVTICKGAATNLSASAPGAISYKWMPGKGLSDSTIANPVASPADTTIYKVIATNNIGCTDTAMLTVNVLPPPVATTQTKQSMFQDRPITLVASAQSADVFSWTPTTGLSDANVLNPVANPADDIKYTLHVKSSYNCGEDTSSVFVKVYHKIGIPNAFSPNADGVNDSWEIEGLFTYPESITTVFNRYGQQVFKSIGYAKPWKGTYNGAKLPPGTYYYIIDLKTGQPRLTGWVLIVN from the coding sequence TTGCGTATCCTTAAATTAATTTTGCTTTTTACTGCTATTCTTGATTTTACGCTGGCGCGTGGCCAGTCGGTAAATTGTGTAGGTAGTTTGGGCGATCCGGTGATTACCGAAACCTTTGGATCGGGCTCAAATCCGGGTAATCCGCTGCCGGCGGGCATAAGCAACATGGCGTTTACCAGTTATTGCCCCAATGACGGTTCCTACACCATTGTAAATGCTACCAATATATACGGTGGGGCAACAGGCAATTGCCATCCCGCAACCTGGCAGGACGTGTTTCATGACCATACCGGTGATGCAAACGGCTATATGATGATGATTAATGCATCGTATACGCCAAGTATATTTTTTACAAAGACTACACCCGCGGTGTTATGCGAAAATACTACGTATGAATTTTCGGCATATATTTTAAACCTGATCAGGGCGGGTTCGTCAGGCATCCGGCCAAATATTAAATTCACTATCGAAACTGTTGACGGCCTTGTGCTGGATTCTTTGGTTACCGGCGATATCCTGGAATCAAATAGTGGCGATGACTGGATACGCAAGAGTTTCTTTTTTACAACCCCGCCAAATACCAGCCAGGTGGTTTTAAAAATGACCAACCAGGCGCCCGGCGGCAACGGCAACGACCTGTTGCTTGACGATATTAACTTTAGGGCATGCGGACCAGTGGTGCAAACCGGATTTTCTACTGTCGACGCCAATCAGCCGCAAAATCAATGTGTGGGCGAAAGTAAGGTTTATACGCTTAAATCGAAGATAGGGGCCGGGTACGCCAACCCTAAAATGCAATGGCAGGTAAACAAAAACGATGGCAATGGCTGGCTTGATATTGCCGGGGAAACTACGGATACCTATACTTTTACAGTGGGCAGCAACACGCCCGGTGTGTACCAATACAGGCTTGCCGCGGCGGGGGGCGCAAACATTAACTCGGCTACCTGCCGGGTGTATTCGGAGCCGTTGAGTGTCGGCGTAAACCCATACCCCGTTGTGCCCGATGTGCCGCCCGTTCAGGAATGCGAGGGCAAAACCGTTACTTTAAATGTATTTGGCGGGGCAACTGTTGACTGGACTGGCCCCGGAATTACTGCGGCTAATAAAAATCAAAACCCATTGGTACTTACAAACATAAAGCCTGCCGATGCCGGTACTTATAACGTTATAGTAACATCCGCCGCCGGCTGCTCCATTTCTAAGTCGACAACGGTTACGGTTATCCCCAGGGCGGTTATCACCTTGAGTGGCCCAACGGTTACCATTTGTAAAGGAGCTGCCACTAATTTAAGCGCGAGCGCCCCGGGTGCCATTAGCTACAAATGGATGCCTGGCAAAGGTTTGTCCGATAGCACTATAGCTAACCCCGTAGCTTCGCCGGCAGATACTACGATATACAAGGTAATAGCCACCAACAATATCGGTTGTACCGATACAGCAATGCTAACTGTTAATGTATTGCCGCCGCCGGTTGCCACTACGCAAACTAAACAGAGCATGTTCCAGGACAGGCCAATTACCCTGGTAGCGTCGGCGCAGAGTGCCGATGTTTTCAGCTGGACACCCACCACCGGCCTTAGCGATGCCAATGTGTTAAACCCCGTTGCCAACCCTGCCGATGATATAAAATATACCCTGCATGTAAAATCGAGCTATAATTGCGGCGAAGATACCAGCAGCGTTTTTGTAAAAGTTTATCATAAGATTGGCATCCCCAACGCATTTTCGCCCAACGCCGATGGCGTTAATGACAGTTGGGAAATAGAGGGCCTTTTTACATACCCGGAAAGCATAACAACGGTGTTTAACCGTTACGGGCAGCAGGTATTTAAAAGCATTGGCTACGCCAAACCCTGGAAGGGCACCTACAACGGCGCCAAATTACCGCCCGGTACTTACTACTACATCATCGACCTTAAAACCGGCCAGCCCAGGTTAACCGGATGGGTGTTGATTGTAAATTAG
- a CDS encoding NADPH-dependent FMN reductase, which translates to MITIIASTNRPGSSTLKMAKYYQQKLQEKGVEAGLLSLSQLPPNLIETDLYGKRSPEFAEIQKIITQTDKFIFVIPEYNGSYPGVLKVFIDACDFPASFYDKKAALVGVSSGKYGNIRGIDHFTGVCHYVHLNVMALKLHVSGIHKEFDGTGQLLNADTIKFTNEQIDKFILF; encoded by the coding sequence ATGATAACAATCATCGCATCAACCAACCGTCCCGGCAGTTCTACCTTAAAAATGGCCAAATATTATCAGCAAAAACTGCAGGAAAAGGGAGTTGAAGCGGGTTTACTTTCATTGTCCCAATTACCGCCAAATCTTATTGAAACCGATCTTTACGGTAAAAGAAGCCCTGAATTTGCCGAAATTCAGAAAATCATTACCCAAACCGATAAGTTTATATTTGTAATACCCGAATACAATGGCAGCTACCCCGGCGTACTAAAAGTTTTTATTGACGCCTGCGATTTTCCGGCGAGTTTTTATGATAAAAAGGCAGCGCTGGTTGGCGTGTCATCGGGCAAATACGGCAACATCCGGGGCATCGATCATTTTACCGGGGTTTGCCACTATGTACACCTGAATGTGATGGCTCTTAAACTCCACGTATCAGGCATCCACAAAGAGTTTGACGGAACCGGCCAGCTGTTAAACGCCGATACCATTAAGTTTACCAACGAGCAGATAGATAAGTTCATCTTGTTTTAG
- a CDS encoding ParA family protein translates to MSKIIALANQKGGVGKTTSSINLAASLAVLDFKTLLVDADPQANSTSGIGFDPRNIKNSIYECIINQVDPHEAIQKTETPNLDLLPAHIDLVGAEIEMINLSGREYKMKQVFEAVRDEYDFIIIDCSPSLGLITINALTAADSVIIPVQCEYFALEGLGKLLNTIKIVQSRLNPQLEIEGILLTMYDVRLRLSNQVVDEVKTHFEDMVFDTIIQRNTRLSEAPSFGVSVIMHDATCKGAINYLNLAREIIQKNGLVKAEATTVTATV, encoded by the coding sequence ATGAGTAAAATTATTGCTTTAGCCAACCAGAAAGGTGGCGTAGGAAAAACTACATCATCTATAAATCTGGCTGCAAGTTTGGCTGTATTAGATTTTAAAACATTATTGGTTGATGCCGATCCGCAGGCAAACTCTACCTCGGGTATCGGTTTTGATCCACGCAACATAAAAAACAGTATTTACGAGTGCATTATTAACCAGGTTGACCCGCACGAGGCTATCCAGAAAACGGAAACACCTAATCTTGACTTGCTGCCTGCCCATATTGACCTGGTAGGTGCCGAGATTGAGATGATTAACCTGAGTGGCCGCGAGTACAAAATGAAACAGGTATTTGAGGCCGTGCGCGATGAATACGATTTTATTATAATTGATTGTTCGCCTTCGTTGGGTTTAATCACCATCAACGCGTTAACCGCTGCCGATTCGGTAATTATACCGGTACAGTGCGAGTACTTTGCATTGGAGGGTTTGGGTAAATTGTTAAATACCATCAAAATTGTGCAATCGCGCCTTAACCCGCAGCTGGAAATTGAAGGTATATTATTAACCATGTACGATGTGCGCCTGCGCCTGAGCAACCAGGTGGTTGATGAGGTGAAAACGCATTTTGAGGATATGGTTTTTGATACCATTATACAGCGTAACACCCGTTTAAGCGAAGCGCCAAGCTTTGGCGTATCTGTTATTATGCACGATGCTACCTGTAAAGGTGCCATCAATTATTTAAACCTGGCCCGCGAAATTATCCAGAAAAACGGCCTTGTAAAGGCCGAAGCAACAACGGTAACAGCAACAGTATAA
- a CDS encoding ParB/RepB/Spo0J family partition protein has product MSSERRNALGKGLSALLNDSVNVQPYQNKNTKKEEASTSAAEVSSLGSVNEIRLDEIEVNPFQPRTDFDELALNELADSIKLQGLIQPITVRRINAHKYQLISGERRFRASKLAGLTQLPAYVRTANDQQMLEMALIENIQRENLNAIEVALSFQRMIEECNLKQEELGDRVSKNRSTVTNYLRLLKLPPSIQASIRDGALTMGHAKALINIDDPAKQLYLHQHIIQQGLSVRKVEELVREMQKTPVKKEGKQPEPVSYQLQKIQDDLASRFSSRVTLKVGAKGNGVIEIPFLSEDDLGRILEMLDW; this is encoded by the coding sequence ATGAGTAGTGAAAGAAGAAACGCCCTGGGCAAAGGATTAAGTGCGCTGTTGAATGACTCGGTAAACGTACAACCATACCAAAACAAAAATACCAAAAAGGAAGAGGCATCAACTTCGGCCGCCGAGGTGAGTAGCCTGGGCTCGGTTAATGAGATCAGGCTGGATGAGATAGAGGTTAACCCTTTTCAGCCACGTACTGATTTTGATGAGCTTGCTTTAAATGAACTGGCCGACTCCATCAAACTGCAGGGCCTTATACAGCCTATAACCGTTAGGCGTATCAACGCTCATAAATACCAGCTGATATCGGGCGAACGCCGTTTCCGGGCGTCAAAGCTGGCCGGCCTAACCCAGTTGCCTGCTTATGTACGTACAGCCAATGACCAGCAAATGCTGGAAATGGCCCTCATTGAAAACATCCAGCGTGAAAACCTGAACGCTATTGAAGTAGCCCTGAGCTTTCAGCGGATGATTGAGGAATGTAACCTGAAACAGGAAGAACTGGGCGACAGGGTAAGCAAAAACCGGTCGACAGTTACCAATTACCTGCGTTTATTAAAATTGCCGCCAAGCATCCAGGCATCCATCCGCGATGGGGCGCTTACCATGGGCCATGCCAAGGCGCTTATCAATATTGATGACCCTGCCAAGCAATTATATTTACACCAGCATATTATTCAGCAGGGTTTATCCGTTCGCAAGGTGGAAGAGTTAGTGAGGGAGATGCAGAAGACGCCCGTAAAAAAAGAGGGCAAACAGCCCGAGCCGGTATCCTATCAACTGCAAAAAATCCAGGACGATCTGGCTTCAAGGTTTAGTTCGCGGGTAACCCTTAAAGTTGGTGCCAAAGGCAATGGGGTTATCGAAATCCCCTTCCTGTCGGAAGACGACCTTGGCCGTATCCTCGAGATGCTGGACTGGTAA